Proteins encoded by one window of Primulina huaijiensis isolate GDHJ02 chromosome 1, ASM1229523v2, whole genome shotgun sequence:
- the LOC140978585 gene encoding U-box domain-containing protein 30-like, with protein MPMFLPLKKDGLVGFEGGVDGRVLDLDTAVKDGVLGGVELGGCGGGVGEKLDLKKMIEELNLPEIPSVFICPISLETMQDPVTLCTGQTYEKTNILKWFSLGHYTCPTTMQELWDDTVTPNRTLYHLIYSWFSQKYVQMKKRSEDAQGRASELLIILKKAKGQVRIQTLKELRQLVGSHSTARKTIIDEGGVALLLSLLGPFTSYAVGSEVIAILVNLNLSSDSKSNLMQPAKVSSVVDILNEGSIEIKVNCIRLIKTLMGEKDFRAETISSHSLLVALMRLVRDRKQPNGHLPALGLLKLICIHKQVRSLIVSIGAVPPLVELVHFLNPECMELALFVLDALSSVPEGREALKDCQNTIPNMVKLLMRISENCTRHALSILWSVCKLSPEECSSVAVDAGLAAKLLLVIQSGCSAELKQRAAELLKLCSLNYSDTIFISKCKLTRTIQ; from the coding sequence ATGCCTATGTTTCTGCCTTTAAAGAAAGATGGACTTGTTGGGTTTGAGGGTGGTGTAGACGGGCGTGTATTAGATCTGGATACGGCTGTTAAAGATGGAGTTTTGGGTGGAGTTGAGCTAGGGGGTTGTGGCGGTGGAGTTGGGGAGAAATTGGATCTGAaaaagatgattgaagagcttAATTTACCAGAAATTCCATCTGTCTTTATCTGTCCTATTTCACTCGAAACCATGCAAGATCCGGTTACTCTTTGCACTGGGCAAACTTACGAGAAAACCAACATTCTCAAATGGTTTAGCCTGGGGCATTACACTTGCCCCACCACAATGCAAGAACTTTGGGATGATACGGTCACACCGAACAGGACCCTTTACCATTTAATCTATAGTTGGTTCTCTCAGAAGTACGTGCAGATGAAGAAGAGATCCGAAGATGCACAGGGTCGGGCATCCGAGCTTCTGATTATACTAAAAAAGGCGAAGGGCCAGGTGCGAATCCAAACATTGAAGGAGCTGAGACAACTTGTGGGGAGCCATTCTACTGCTAGGAAGACCATTATTGATGAAGGTGGGGTGGCCCTTCTTTTGTCTTTACTTGGCCCGTTTACTTCATATGCTGTAGGCTCCGAAGTTATCGCTATTCTTGTGAACTTGAATCTAAGTTCGGATTCGAAATCAAATTTGATGCAACCTGCAAAGGTGTCATCAGTTGTGGATATCTTGAATGAAGGGTCGATTGAAATAAAGGTGAATTGTATTCGGTTAATTAAAACATTGATGGGGGAGAAGGATTTTCGAGCTGAAACTATATCTAGCCATAGCCTTTTGGTTGCTTTGATGAGACTGGTGCGGGATAGGAAACAACCTAATGGACATTTGCCCGCCCTTGGTCTTCTAAAACTAATTTGCATACACAAGCAAGTCCGAAGTTTGATTGTGAGCATTGGAGCCGTGCCTCCATTAGTAGAGTTGGTACATTTCTTGAATCCCGAGTGCATGGAACTAGCCCTTTTTGTATTGGATGCCTTATCCTCTGTGCCTGAAGGGAGAGAAGCTCTGAAAGATTGTCAAAACACTATACCAAATATGGTTAAACTTTTAATGAGAATCTCGGAAAACTGTACGAGACATGCACTCTCAATCTTGTGGTCAGTATGCAAACTATCCCCCGAGGAATGCTCCTCGGTAGCTGTGGATGCAGGTCTTGCAGCAAAGCTTCTTCTTGTTATACAGAGTGGATGCAGCGCCGAACTTAAGCAGCGAGCAGCTGAGCTTTTGAAGCTTTGCAGTCTGAACTATTCGGACACCATCTTCATTTCCAAGTGCAAACTTACCAGAACGATTCAATAA
- the LOC140971585 gene encoding pectinesterase inhibitor-like gives MFVIPASSARHYHEKEKYGDLRDLCSKTHDSKLCWKLLKSERSKFHTDTKGMVEAAIDLARGKAEEIHHKLDRLREESKDEQLKQKYWSCSKNYNDAIGDLNEAKEMLRKRGHSGIPVLVDDVLNEVKSCHNDFDNGAFDPAHVQNRNKEFRVYADLVRVAVYRLFKETRDGEN, from the coding sequence atgtttgtCATTCCCGCATCATCGGCTCGCCACTACCACGAGAAGGAGAAGTATGGAGACCTGCGAGATCTCTGCTCCAAAACACATGATTCCAAGTTGTGCTGGAAACTTCTCAAATCGGAGCGCAGCAAATTCCACACCGACACCAAAGGCATGGTGGAAGCCGCCATCGATTTGGCTAGAGGAAAAGCAGAAGAAATCCACCATAAACTCGACCGCCTTCGCGAGGAGTCGAAAGAcgaacaactgaagcagaagtACTGGTCATGCTCGAAGAACTACAACGACGCAATCGGTGATCTGAATGAAGCGAAAGAGATGCTGCGTAAGCGTGGGCATAGCGGCATTCCTGTGCTAGTCGATGATGTTCTCAATGAAGTGAAGAGCTGCCACAATGATTTCGATAATGGTGCGTTCGATCCGGCGCACGTTCAGAACAGGAATAAGGAGTTCCGGGTGTATGCGGATCTAGTGAGGGTGGCCGTGTACCGTTTGTTCAAGGAAACGAGGGATGGGGAGAATTAG
- the LOC140978592 gene encoding photosystem I reaction center subunit III, chloroplastic-like — protein MSLTIPANLSTPRLGSPATTRSRAATIVCQATAPSQSNSEHSASSSSSSQLKAFSAALALSSIILSSPVLPASADISGLTPCKESKQFAKREKLEIKKLESSLKLYAPDSAPALAINATIEKTKRRFENYGKQGLLCGSDGLPHLIVSGDQRHWGEFITPGILFLYIAGWIGWVGRSYLIAIRDDKKPTMKEIIIDVPLANSLVWRGFIWPVAAYREFVTGELIDPNV, from the exons ATGTCTCTCACGATTCCCGCTAATCTTTCCACTCCCAGATTGGGTTCTCCGGCCACTACAAGATCAAGGGCCGCCACCATAGTTTGCCAGGCAACTGCTCCTAGCCAGTCAAACTCGGAGCATTCTGCTTCCTCCTCTTCTTCGTCTCAACTCAAGGCTTTTTCTGCTGCACTCGCGCTTTCATCCATCATTTTATCCTCCCCCGTGCTGCCGGCGTCTGCCGACATATCTGGCCTAACCCCATGCAAGGAGTCCAAGCAGTTTGCCAAGCGTGAGAAGCTGGAGATCAAGAAACTCGAGTCTTCCCTCAAGCTATATGCACCTGACAGTGCTCCTGCTCTTGCCATTAATGCCACCATTGAGAAGACCAAGAGAag GTTTGAGAATTACGGTAAGCAGGGGCTGTTGTGTGGATCCGATGGCTTACCTCACTTGATCGTTAGCGGGGATCAGAGACACTGGGGTGAATTCATCACTCCCGGGATCTTGTTCTTGTACATTGCTGGATGGATCGGGTGGGTCGGCAGGAGCTACCTTATCGCCATCAGAGATGATAAAAAACCAACCATGAAGGAGATAATCATCGACGTCCCACTGGCTAACTCGCTTGTCTGGAGAGGCTTCATCTGGCCCGTTGCTGCCTACCGGGAGTTCGTGACTGGGGAACTCATTGATCCAAATGTCTAA
- the LOC140971662 gene encoding pentatricopeptide repeat-containing protein At4g21300-like yields MYAKCGRIDLGHLVFSMMKERDSICWNSVITSCSQNVKPEVAIDLSRSMGMEGAEYDPVSISAALSACSNLSALHYGKQIHSFMIQSSFNHDIFADSAVIDMYAKCGNLDLAQHDEGFQPDHVTFLAIISAFGHSGQVEEGKCYFNFNIMTQNYGIPPRIEHYACLIDMLGRYDRLEVALRVIKGMPFAPDAGIWGTLLDACRVHERTRSDQTTWLQLD; encoded by the exons ATGTATGCAAAATGTGGAAGGATAGATCTTGGTCATCTAGTTTTCTCTATGATGAAAGAACGGGACTCCATATGTTGGAACTCAGTCATTACTAGCTGTAGTCAGAACGTGAAGCCAGAAGTGGCCATCGATCTTTCCCGAAGCATGGGGATGGAAGGTGCTGAATATGACCCCGTCAGCATATCAGCTGCTCTTTCTGCCTGCTCAAACTTGTCTGCTCTGCATTACGGAAAACAGATACATAGCTTTATGATCCAAAGTTCATTCAATCACGATATATTTGCTGATAGTGCAGTAATAGACATGTACGCTAAATGTGGCAATTTGGATCTAGCACAACAT GATGAGGGATTTCAACCGGACCATGTCACTTTTCTAGCAATTATATCAGCTTTTGGCCATTCGGGGCAGGTTGAGGAAGGGAAATGTTACTTCAATTTCAATATCATGACCCAAAATTATGGAATTCCACCAAGGATTGAACATTATGCGTGCTTAATTGATATGCTTGGTCGTTATGATCGATTAGAAGTAGCTCTTCGAGTGATTAAGGGCATGCCATTTGCTCCTGATGCAGGCATATGGGGCACATTATTGGATGCTTGCCGTGTTCATGAAAGGACGAGGAGTGATCAAACTACCTGGTTGCAGTTGGATTGA
- the LOC140984503 gene encoding protein LIGHT-DEPENDENT SHORT HYPOCOTYLS 5-like — protein MSATTIINQFISNDFSRPPPETNIGSQKTASSLSRYESQKRRDWNTFGQYLRNHKPPLVLSRCSGAHILEFLRYLDQFGKTKVHNTTCLFFGHPHPPAPCPCPLKQAWGSLDALVGRLRAAFEENGGTPEANPFGARAVRLYLREVRDSQAKARGIAYEKKKRKKPKKQVEAPMIEELDEDGSGGGIMIMPAGSSDVVMFIIFLNNG, from the exons ATGTCAGCGACAACTATTATAAACCAGTTCATTTCCAACGACTTTAGCAGACCTCCGCCAGAAACCAACATTGGCAGCCAGAAAACAGCGTCTTCACTGAGCCGTTACGAGTCGCAGAAGCGGCGGGACTGGAACACCTTCGGGCAGTACCTGAGGAACCACAAGCCGCCGCTGGTGCTTTCCCGCTGCAGCGGGGCGCACATACTTGAATTCCTCAGGTACCTCGATCAGTTCGGGAAAACCAAGGTTCACAACACCACCTGCCTCTTCTTCGGCCACCCTCACCCCCCCGCTCCATGCCCGTGCCCGCTGAAGCAGGCGTGGGGAAGCCTCGACGCCCTCGTGGGCCGCTTACGCGCCGCCTTTGAAGAGAATGGCGGGACTCCGGAGGCTAACCCTTTCGGGGCACGGGCAGTCAGGTTGTATCTGAGGGAGGTGAGGGACAGTCAAGCGAAGGCGAGAGGGATTGCTTACGAGAAAAAGAAGCGTAAGAAGCCAAAAAAGCAAGTGGAAGCGCCAATGATAGAGGAACTTGATGAAGATGGTAGCGGTGGTGGTATAATGATCATGCCGGCGGGATCATCAG ATGTTGTAAtgttcataattttcttgaataatGGGTGA
- the LOC140978603 gene encoding protein CHUP1, chloroplastic-like codes for MREEIPSGNRVKASKFADQNQAPKGGNPSNVTVNGNFSRMKSSWSSHTVKGLSAADKKTKTRVLQTTANSNKLPSDDITNQKNQPPVPNSRIKRSLIGDLSCSIYPTQVHPQSVESQNKKKSLGSSEDLFLEIDHLRNMLQESKDRELKLQAELSELKKNPSVLELELNKSEIDGLVKKVGSLESEKESLSTQLASLAALVGKQDEILESREHENLSNVEIEVVELKRLNKELQLQKRDLACRISSLEYQLNNLSQVSESDIVEKIKSEISLLRHTNEDLCKQVENLQMSRMNEVEELVYLRWVNSCLRHELHKASTTSCDKPPGINPVEKSKGSKCLLSLQTDEGSEKNATTRLYLIKKLKKWPITDEDLLQMKDTDDLINANRSDSQGSARRHSISGSKLCSEDLIVNNRRQSDGFICSKEADKGIEMLVSQKYDLEVGNRSHVYTNCQEISKLAASFDVEKRALRIPNPPPRPSCSGVNKIKEEKSSQNLAQTLPLPLPLPPPPPPPPPKLMGKNMIGIVKRSPLVVEFYHSLMKRDSRKECLNSGTTDASDVADVRSSMIGEIENRSSHLLAIKADVETQGEFVNFLIREVNSAVYQNIEDVVAFVKWLDDELCFLVDERAVLKHFEWPEKKADTLREAAFIYRDLKMLEHEVSNYKDDLRLQCDVALKKISSLSERMERTVHNILRTRESLIRHCKEFHIPTDWLLDMGIVSKIKFGSVKLANMYMKRVAMELQTKGTSDKDSSLDYMLLQGVRFAFRIHQFAGGFDAETMHAFEELRDLAVVLNTKY; via the exons ATGAGAGAAGAAATTCCATCTGGGAACAGAGTGAAAGCTTCAAAATTTGCTGATCAAAATCAGGCCCCAAAGGGTGGTAATCCCAGTAATGTTACGGTCAATGGCAATTTTTCAAGGATGAAATCTTCATGGAGTTCTCACACAGTGAAAGGATTATCAGCTGCAGATAAGAAAACCAAAACTAGAGTACTGCAAACCACGGCTAACAGCAATAAATTACCATCCGACGATATCACAAACCAGAAGAATCAGCCACCGGTCCCCAATTCAAGAATCAAGAGGTCTCTTATCGGTGACCTCTCGTGTTCAATATATCCAACGCAAGTGCATCCACAGTCCGTCGAAAGCCAAAACAAGAAAAAGTCTTTAGGTTCATCCGAGGATTTGTTTCTTGAAATCGACCATTTACGGAATATGCTTCAGGAATCAAAAGATAGAGAGCTCAAGTTACAAGCTGAGTTATCAGAGTTGAAGAAAAATCCCTCGGTGTTGGAGCTTGAATTAAACAAGAGTGAAATTGATGGTCTTGTCAAGAAAGTGGGATCGCTTGAAAGTGAAAAGGAGAGCCTTTCTACACAGTTGGCATCTTTAGCTGCGTTAGTTGGGAAGCAGGACGAAATATTGGAAAGCAGAGAACATGAAAATTTGAGTAATGTGGAGATAGAGGTTGTGGAATTGAAGCGTTTGAACAAGGAGCTGCAGCTTCAAAAGAGGGACCTTGCTTGCAGGATTTCTTCCTTGGAATATCAGTTAAATAACCTTTCTCAAGTCTCTGAG AGTGATATTGTTGAGAAGATTAAATCAGAGATTTCTTTGCTACGGCATACCAATGAAGATCTATGTAAACAAGTGGAAAACCTTCAAATGAGCCGAATGAATGAAGTGGAGGAGTTAGTTTACCTGAGATGGGTTAATTCATGTTTGAGACATGAGTTGCACAAAGCCTCTACTACGAGTTGTGACAAGCCACCAGGAATTAACCCTGTTGAGAAGAGCAAAGGGTCTAAATGCTTGTTATCTCTTCAGACGGATGAAGGTTCAGAAAAAAATGCCACAACAAGGTTATATCTGATCAAGAAGCTCAAGAAATGGCCTATTACTGATGAAGACTTGCTACAAATGAAAGACACGGATGACCTTATCAATGCTAACAGAAGTGATTCCCAAGGTTCAGCACGTCGGCACTCAATTAGCGGATCGAAACTCTGTTCTGAGGATCTGATAGTTAATAACAGAAGGCAGTCCGATGGTTTTATATGCTCCAAGGAAGCGGATAAGGGGATAGAGATGCTAGTTTCCCAAAAATACGACTTGGAAGTAGGCAATAGGTCCCATGTTTATACCAACTGCCAAGAAATTAGTAAGCTAGCTGCTTCATTTGATGTTGAAAAACGGGCCTTACGAATTCCGAATCCTCCTCCTAGGCCTTCATGTTCtggtgtaaataaaataaaagaagaaaaatctTCTCAAAATCTTGCACAAACTCTCCCGCTCCCGCTCCCGCTCCCACCCCCACCCCCGCCCCCGCCTCCAAAGTTAATGGGTAAAAACATGATCGGAATAGTGAAGCGTTCTCCCTTAGTAGTCGAATTTTACCACTCACTCATGAAGAGGGATTCTAGGAAAGAGTGCTTAAATTCAGGGACAACAGATGCATCAGATGTTGCAGATGTTCGGAGTAGCATGATTGGTGAAATTGAGAACCGGTCATCCCATTTGCTTGCT ATAAAGGCAGATGTCGAGACTCAAGGAGAATTTGTGAACTTCCTGATTCGAGAGGTCAATAGTGCAGTTTATCAGAACATTGAAGATGTAGTGGCATTTGTGAAGTGGCTTGATGATGAACTATGCTTTCTT GTTGATGAAAGGGCAGTTCTGAAGCACTTTGAATGGCCAGAAAAGAAAGCTGACACATTAAGAGAAGCAGCATTCATTTACAGAGACTTAAAGATGTTGGAGCATGAAGTTTCAAACTATAAGGATGACCTTCGTTTGCAATGTGATGTTGCattgaaaaaaatttcttctctGTCTGAGAG GATGGAGCGTACTGTGCATAACATTCTCCGAACTAGAGAGTCATTGATCAGACACTGCAAGGAGTTCCACATTCCTACTGACTGGCTACTAGACATGGGAATCGTGAGCAAG ATAAAGTTTGGATCAGTCAAGTTGGCCAATATGTACATGAAGAGGGTTGCCATGGAACTCCAGACCAAGGGAACATCAGATAAGGATTCTTCCTTGGATTATATGTTACTCCAGGGAGTGAGATTCGCCTTCCGAATTCATCAG TTTGCTGGAGGATTTGATGCAGAAACCATGCACGCATTTGAGGAACTACGAGACTTGGCTGTCGTTTTGAACACAAAATATTAG